In the genome of Fervidobacterium gondwanense DSM 13020, one region contains:
- a CDS encoding SDR family oxidoreductase: MSKVLVTGGAGFIGSHLTDKLVELGHDVVVVDNLSTGKKENVNPRATFYEMDIYDTDAVNKLFEKEKFEYVFHLAAQASVSVSVKEPVKDANWNIIGSINLIKASIENNVSKFIFSSTGGAIYGEDVKVFPTPESVFPQPMSPYGIAKFSVENYLRFFSKEFGLKYTVLRYGNVYGPRQDPYGEAGVVAIFTSRMLKGEDCTIFGDGEYVRDYVFVEDVVDANIKAMEKGDGLVINIGTATGTTTNELFKILKKLTGYKKDPIYGPHRKGDIRKSLLCYNRAWIELKWEPKYTLEEGLRKTVEWFKRNTQA, from the coding sequence ATCTTACAGACAAATTAGTTGAATTGGGACACGATGTTGTTGTTGTTGATAATCTTTCAACGGGTAAGAAGGAAAACGTAAACCCAAGAGCAACGTTTTATGAGATGGATATATACGATACAGACGCCGTGAATAAACTTTTTGAAAAGGAGAAATTTGAGTATGTATTCCATTTAGCCGCACAGGCAAGCGTATCAGTTTCTGTAAAAGAACCTGTCAAAGATGCAAATTGGAATATCATCGGTAGTATAAATCTTATAAAGGCTTCCATTGAAAACAACGTTAGTAAATTTATCTTCTCTTCCACTGGCGGAGCAATCTACGGCGAGGATGTCAAAGTATTTCCAACTCCAGAAAGTGTATTTCCACAGCCAATGTCTCCGTATGGAATAGCAAAGTTCAGTGTTGAAAATTACTTAAGGTTCTTCTCCAAGGAATTTGGTTTGAAATACACTGTACTTAGATATGGAAACGTCTACGGTCCAAGGCAGGATCCATATGGCGAGGCCGGTGTCGTTGCCATATTTACTTCTCGAATGCTTAAGGGAGAAGATTGCACAATCTTTGGTGATGGCGAATACGTGAGAGATTATGTGTTTGTTGAAGACGTTGTCGATGCAAATATCAAGGCGATGGAAAAGGGCGACGGACTTGTTATAAATATAGGAACTGCGACCGGTACGACAACAAATGAATTGTTCAAGATTTTGAAAAAATTGACTGGTTACAAGAAAGATCCGATTTATGGACCACACAGGAAAGGCGATATCAGAAAGAGTCTACTGTGTTACAACAGAGCTTGGATTGAATTGAAATGGGAGCCGAAATACACTTTAGAAGAGGGGTTGAGGAAAACTGTCGAATGGTTTAAGCGAAATACTCAGGCCTAA